The Fusarium keratoplasticum isolate Fu6.1 chromosome 4, whole genome shotgun sequence genome contains the following window.
AAGAGCAAAACAGTTGCCATGATTCACGGCTCTGAGTGCCGCTGCGCCACTACCTACCCACCCAAGACGGCGTTGGTTAACGGTTATTTTTGTGGGATCCCATGCCGTGGCAGCCCTGATCATACGTGTGGTGGCCGTTCGAATATGTACACTGCGTACCTCACCGGGCTCTCGCAAAAGATCCAGTACCAGGTTGGGCCTGCCAACAGACCTGCTCGGCAAATTCCCTTTGCAGAGCCCATAGCAGCTCGGACGACATCCCACGGCTGCTATAGCTtgtctcctcgacgagcagTCAGAAGAACTAGGGCCAGAGAATCGATCAACACGGCTGCGACATGTGCCAAGACCCTGCACGCACTTGGGGAAGCCTGTTGCGCTAACCCGAGAATATAAGTGCATTTGTTCTGATACATATCCCATGCTGAGCACGAGAGTGGATGACAAGTGGTGCGATGTTCCATGTCCTGGCTATCCCTCACAGGCGTGTGACGGACATGGAACTTGGAGTGTCATCAACACGGGCCTGCGTGTTGCCGTCgccgatgacgaagaggaagcaAGGGAGCCCGAGTCGCCAAAGCTACCGTTCTATGGCTGCTTCGATGACACACCAGCGAGTTTTAAGACCGTAGACCATAGGTCTTTCAAGCGCGAGACTCAGGGAGATTCTTGCACATACGCATGCGCCGCAAATGGATATCCTGTTGCACTAAGACAGGGTGGCGACTGCCATTGCTCTCGCTCATacccgccgccatcatcacgggTCAATGAAACGCAGTGCCGGTTTGAATGTCCATTGGATGCCCGCGAGATGTGCGGTGGCCCCCTCGTGTATAACGTCTATCGTACGAGGCTAGACTGGCCTGCGGATGATGACCTAGAGGATCCGAGCACTTCTGCAGTGGCGAGACCTTGGAAGTGTTCGCATCCGGTTATACAGCAAGCCAAGAAAACCGCCTCGTGGGTTATGAGTGAGGCTATAGTCATCGTCTACTGTATCGAATGGGCTTTGTACGTGGTTTTCTGGGAGGTGAAGCGGCTGATCATCAACATTGTCAGTCCTTTGAGATGGATATGGGATGGGATCAGCGAAGTGATGGACCTTTAAGGTTGAGTGGAAATGGAGACAACACACGCGCGATTTTTCCTTGACCTGTAGCCGGAGCGACAGCAAAGCCATTAACACTTGAGTCTTATCAAAATCTCAAATAcactcatcatctcatcatcaattCGGCAACTAAGGACTATGTACACAAGTCGGTCAGGGTAGATCCACAAAACTCTCTCTCTACTGGCGATAAGTCTCCCAAGCGGTGTGAAGGCGAGTCTCCTGGCCGGGAGTAAACTCCTCATAACAGATACTATGTCAAATTAGTCATTGCTAAGCCAGAAAATGTATAGAAAGTCCTTACTCGTCAGAATAATCCATGTAATTGTGGATGGGGTCATCGCCAGGCTGGTTTGGGCACGTATCCGAGCGGGCAGGGCAACCCGATGTGTTTTTACCCTGGGCAGGGGTATCGCTGACAAAGTCTCCACTGCCAGTGCAGCCGCCCTGGAAAGTATGGAAGAGATTGAACCAGTGTCCAATCTCGTGGACAGCAGTTCCACCCAGGTTGTATGGTTCAGCAGTTCCGCCGGGGACGGTTTGCGCATCAATGACGCAACCGTCCTTGATGAAAGTCGTGGATCCAGTTGTCACCCCAGGCTCGGGGAAGTGGCAGTAGCCGAGAGCCGTGCGGCCATCCAGCTTGGGAGTGTCAACAAAGTAGAGGTTGAGAGTGCTGTAATCTCCTTTACGGAGCTGCCTCTTCATCGCAACCTCGCCGTTGCCAGCAGCCCAGTTGGTGTTTGTGGTGAAATCGGTGCCCGCCAGCCTGAACGTAACTCCATGGGGGCCATAAGAATCGTTCATGTAGACCAGCTGGTCTTGTAGCTGCTTTTGGGTGATGTActtggatgaggaagacgagacAACATGGAAATATGTTTCGACAGTGATGGAGGCCCTGGCGGCGATTCTGGCGGTTTCCTCAATGGCCCTGAGAGTTGCGGCATTGTCCAACTGTTCCGGTGTGGGATCAGTGACGGCGCAACGAGGGGGGAGAGCCAGGACACCGGCGGTGCCGAGAAGAACAGCGAGAATAGACTTGGAAACCATGATGAAAGCGGAGTAGGAGTCAGACTGAAGA
Protein-coding sequences here:
- a CDS encoding Peptidase-M43 domain-containing protein, producing MVSKSILAVLLGTAGVLALPPRCAVTDPTPEQLDNAATLRAIEETARIAARASITVETYFHVVSSSSSKYITQKQLQDQLVYMNDSYGPHGVTFRLAGTDFTTNTNWAAGNGEVAMKRQLRKGDYSTLNLYFVDTPKLDGRTALGYCHFPEPGVTTGSTTFIKDGCVIDAQTVPGGTAEPYNLGGTAVHEIGHWFNLFHTFQGGCTGSGDFVSDTPAQGKNTSGCPARSDTCPNQPGDDPIHNYMDYSDDICYEEFTPGQETRLHTAWETYRQ